In a single window of the Gadus chalcogrammus isolate NIFS_2021 chromosome 20, NIFS_Gcha_1.0, whole genome shotgun sequence genome:
- the LOC130373298 gene encoding uncharacterized protein LOC130373298 isoform X2, translated as MLCASACRINNHMGCHGQKCQGHFLVPAMHIHDEILKVWPSLVTYVDAVQTKKVPNPGTASFDTTEAAKQDPLILPKLQFFMAISRTFTPFLTKYQTDAPVMPFLCKDLVELFQSMLRRFVKREHLQNITPLQLVRLDVAYQKIWVNLKEADIGLGAEAALKDLQRKNSIGELTALEFRKDCVKGMSNILKKVQDKSPLKYPVVRQVACLDPTAMYSDPDWCQGRMRSVVQKFLQDKQLSRGVCW; from the exons ATGTTGTGTGCCTCCGCATGTCGTATAAATAATCATATGGGCTGCCATGGCCAAAAATGCCAGGGCCATTTTTTGGTTCCAGCCATGCACATACATGATGAAATATTAAAGGTATGGCCTTCACTGGTGACATACGTGGATGCAGTGCAGACAAAGAAGGTTCCAAACCCTGGAACAGCCTCATTTGACACCACAGAAGCAGCCAAGCAAGATCCACTCATCTTGCCTAAGCTACAATTCTTCATGGCCATCTCAAGGACGTTCACTCCCTTTCTGACTAAGTATCAGACTGACGCACCAGTCATGCCATTCCTTTGCAAGGACTTGGTGGAGTTGTTCCAG AGTATGCTTAGGCGTTTTGTCAAGAGGGAGCATCTCCAAAACATCACTCCACTGCAGCTGGTGAGGCTGGATGTCGCTTACCAAAAGATCTGGGTCAACTTGAAGGAAGCTGACATAGGCTTGGGTGCAGAGGCAGCCCTGAAG GACCTCCAGAGAAAGAACAGCATAGGAGAGCTAACTGCCCTAGAGTTTAGGAAGGACTGCGTGAAGGGTATGTCAAATATCCTAAAGAAAGTCCAGGACAAGAGCCCCCTGAAGTACCCTGTTGTGAGACAGGTGGCATGCCTGGACCCCACAGCCATGTACTCCGACCCGGACTGGTGCCAGGGAAGAATGAGAAGTGTAGTGCAGAAATTCCTCCAAGACAAGCAGTTGTCCAGAGGTGTCTGCTG GTGA
- the LOC130373298 gene encoding uncharacterized protein LOC130373298 isoform X3, translating to MPARRSRSRGWEMVSNAALRSRRMRMECVEELNLRNMVSISMDGPNVNWKFFELLQQEHAEQYGGVQLVNVGSCGLHTLHNAFKCGFSMWQLEKSMLRRFVKREHLQNITPLQLVRLDVAYQKIWVNLKEADIGLGAEAALKDLQRKNSIGELTALEFRKDCVKGMSNILKKVQDKSPLKYPVVRQVACLDPTAMYSDPDWCQGRMRSVVQKFLQDKQLSRGVCWYE from the exons atgccagccaggcggtccaggagcagagggtgggagatggtgtcgaatgctgcgctgagatcgaggaggatgagaatg GAGTGTGTGGAGGAGCTGAATCTGAGGAACATGGTGTCTATCTCAATGGATGGACCCAATGTAAATTGGAAATTCTTTGAGCTTCTACAGCAAGAGCACGCTGAGCAGTATGGTGGTGTCCAGCTGGTGAATGTGGGTAGCTGTGGCCTCCACACCCTACATAACGCATTCAAATGTGGATTCTCTATGTGGCAACTGGAGAAG AGTATGCTTAGGCGTTTTGTCAAGAGGGAGCATCTCCAAAACATCACTCCACTGCAGCTGGTGAGGCTGGATGTCGCTTACCAAAAGATCTGGGTCAACTTGAAGGAAGCTGACATAGGCTTGGGTGCAGAGGCAGCCCTGAAG GACCTCCAGAGAAAGAACAGCATAGGAGAGCTAACTGCCCTAGAGTTTAGGAAGGACTGCGTGAAGGGTATGTCAAATATCCTAAAGAAAGTCCAGGACAAGAGCCCCCTGAAGTACCCTGTTGTGAGACAGGTGGCATGCCTGGACCCCACAGCCATGTACTCCGACCCGGACTGGTGCCAGGGAAGAATGAGAAGTGTAGTGCAGAAATTCCTCCAAGACAAGCAGTTGTCCAGAGGTGTCTGCTGGTATGAATAG
- the LOC130373298 gene encoding uncharacterized protein LOC130373298 isoform X1, which produces MLCASACRINNHMGCHGQKCQGHFLVPAMHIHDEILKVWPSLVTYVDAVQTKKVPNPGTASFDTTEAAKQDPLILPKLQFFMAISRTFTPFLTKYQTDAPVMPFLCKDLVELFQSMLRRFVKREHLQNITPLQLVRLDVAYQKIWVNLKEADIGLGAEAALKDLQRKNSIGELTALEFRKDCVKGMSNILKKVQDKSPLKYPVVRQVACLDPTAMYSDPDWCQGRMRSVVQKFLQDKQLSRGVCWYE; this is translated from the exons ATGTTGTGTGCCTCCGCATGTCGTATAAATAATCATATGGGCTGCCATGGCCAAAAATGCCAGGGCCATTTTTTGGTTCCAGCCATGCACATACATGATGAAATATTAAAGGTATGGCCTTCACTGGTGACATACGTGGATGCAGTGCAGACAAAGAAGGTTCCAAACCCTGGAACAGCCTCATTTGACACCACAGAAGCAGCCAAGCAAGATCCACTCATCTTGCCTAAGCTACAATTCTTCATGGCCATCTCAAGGACGTTCACTCCCTTTCTGACTAAGTATCAGACTGACGCACCAGTCATGCCATTCCTTTGCAAGGACTTGGTGGAGTTGTTCCAG AGTATGCTTAGGCGTTTTGTCAAGAGGGAGCATCTCCAAAACATCACTCCACTGCAGCTGGTGAGGCTGGATGTCGCTTACCAAAAGATCTGGGTCAACTTGAAGGAAGCTGACATAGGCTTGGGTGCAGAGGCAGCCCTGAAG GACCTCCAGAGAAAGAACAGCATAGGAGAGCTAACTGCCCTAGAGTTTAGGAAGGACTGCGTGAAGGGTATGTCAAATATCCTAAAGAAAGTCCAGGACAAGAGCCCCCTGAAGTACCCTGTTGTGAGACAGGTGGCATGCCTGGACCCCACAGCCATGTACTCCGACCCGGACTGGTGCCAGGGAAGAATGAGAAGTGTAGTGCAGAAATTCCTCCAAGACAAGCAGTTGTCCAGAGGTGTCTGCTGGTATGAATAG